In the genome of Anopheles nili unplaced genomic scaffold, idAnoNiliSN_F5_01 scaffold_177, whole genome shotgun sequence, the window ctgaataaattttatttctattgGTACTTCATATTGTCTTCACTCCACCATTGCTTTTACAATTTCATATAAAATAGAATAAGTAACAAGGTTACAGCTGTTTGGTCATATATCAATTCTTATTTTCATTAGAATAAGAATAATCAATGCACCCAGTGTTGGTTGTTAGATCTATTTCTTCCGACTCATTGGATGCCCCACTGGAATTCGATTCATCGGAATGGATTGCTGAAGATAAGGACCGCTGTGAAGACATCTGGCGCGTTGcaatttttgatttctttttgccaTTTATTTCTTGAtaacttttattttgctgATGAAGAAAATCCTGCTCTAGTGCGCCTGATACCACATTTTCTTTAGAAACACACGTAACGTTGATGCAATCCATATAATTCTTTTCCGATATTTTCTCGTTGTCGTTGGATTTATGAGTGTTCGAGGTACTACAATTATTACTTCTGAAATTGTTGCTTAGTGTAGCATTTTGACATGCTGATTGCAGTGTGAATTCCGATTCTTTCAAGTAT includes:
- the LOC128730054 gene encoding anaphase-promoting complex subunit cdh1-like translates to ADSQLGTNTNNNNNNSSDKLIIESTTGQRTAEAYLKESEFTLQSACQNATLSNNFRSNNCSTSNTHKSNDNEKISEKNYMDCINVTCVSKENVVSGALEQDFLHQQNKSYQEINGKKKSKIATRQMSSQRSLSSAIHSDESNSSGASNESEEIDLTTNTGCIDYSYSNENKN